Proteins encoded within one genomic window of Microbacterium soli:
- the galU gene encoding UTP--glucose-1-phosphate uridylyltransferase GalU yields MSSVKAVIPAAGLGTRFLPATKAMPKEMLPVVDKPAIQYVVEEAVSAGIDDILVIIGRNKNAISDHFDAVPELEGRLAQKGDRGRLERVMRSSDLADIHFVRQGEPKGLGHAVLRARTHVGDSSFAVLLGDDLIDERDPLLPEMIAMHERTGAAVVALMEVDSASIHQYGAAAVEPVDGDGVLKVTGLVEKPAPGEAPSNLAVIGRYVLPASVFGVLERTPPGRGGEIQLTDALQELAADPSGPGVVGVVFGGRRYDTGDRVDYIKAIVQLAVDRADLGAELRPWLKQFAEGL; encoded by the coding sequence ATGAGCAGCGTGAAGGCGGTCATCCCCGCCGCGGGCCTCGGCACCCGGTTCCTCCCGGCCACGAAGGCCATGCCGAAGGAGATGCTGCCCGTCGTCGACAAACCCGCCATCCAGTACGTCGTCGAGGAGGCGGTCAGTGCGGGCATCGACGACATCCTCGTCATCATCGGGCGCAACAAGAACGCCATCTCCGATCATTTCGACGCCGTGCCGGAGCTGGAGGGCAGGCTGGCGCAGAAGGGCGATCGCGGACGCCTCGAGCGCGTCATGCGGTCCAGTGACCTCGCGGACATCCACTTCGTCAGGCAGGGCGAGCCCAAGGGGCTCGGACACGCGGTCCTGCGGGCGAGGACGCATGTCGGCGACAGCTCCTTCGCCGTGCTGCTCGGTGACGACCTGATCGACGAGCGCGACCCGCTGCTGCCCGAGATGATCGCCATGCACGAGCGCACGGGTGCGGCGGTCGTGGCTCTCATGGAGGTCGATTCCGCGAGCATCCACCAGTACGGCGCGGCCGCCGTCGAACCCGTCGACGGGGACGGAGTGCTGAAGGTGACGGGGCTGGTCGAGAAGCCGGCTCCGGGAGAGGCGCCGTCGAACCTCGCGGTCATCGGACGGTACGTGCTCCCGGCATCCGTCTTCGGCGTCCTCGAGCGCACGCCGCCGGGCAGGGGTGGCGAGATCCAGCTCACCGACGCCCTGCAGGAGCTCGCCGCCGACCCGAGCGGACCGGGCGTGGTGGGCGTCGTGTTCGGCGGGCGCAGGTACGACACCGGAGACCGGGTGGACTACATCAAGGCGATCGTCCAGCTCGCGGTGGATCGTGCCGATCTCGGCGCGGAGCTGCGACCGTGGCTGAAGCAATTCGCGGAAGGCCTGTGA
- a CDS encoding GNAT family protein produces MQHGPVGLRLIRSRDARILQRELLSNRGWLQPWEATIPGAAVGFDMRVSIRRLLQQHRDGAGYPFVMEYDGQVAGQLNVWGVARGSLCSATIGYWVSERFAGRGITPTAVAMATDASFDRLGLHRMEICIRPENRASLRVVEKLGFRYEGLRRRYIHIDGDWRDHHAFALVREDVPEGVLSRWVQGRVPPGAGSVPPGPTD; encoded by the coding sequence ATGCAGCACGGCCCCGTCGGGCTGAGACTCATCCGCAGCCGCGACGCGCGCATCCTGCAACGCGAACTGCTTTCCAACCGCGGCTGGTTGCAGCCGTGGGAGGCGACCATCCCGGGAGCGGCGGTCGGCTTCGACATGCGTGTGAGCATCCGGCGCCTGCTCCAGCAGCACCGTGACGGTGCCGGCTACCCGTTCGTCATGGAATACGACGGGCAGGTCGCCGGGCAGCTGAACGTCTGGGGCGTGGCGCGCGGGTCGCTGTGCTCGGCGACCATCGGGTACTGGGTGAGCGAGCGCTTCGCGGGGCGCGGCATCACGCCGACGGCTGTGGCGATGGCCACCGACGCGAGCTTCGACCGACTCGGTCTGCACAGGATGGAGATCTGCATCCGCCCGGAGAATCGGGCCAGCCTGCGCGTCGTGGAGAAGCTCGGCTTCCGCTACGAGGGTCTGCGCCGCCGATACATCCACATCGACGGAGACTGGCGCGATCATCACGCTTTCGCACTGGTGCGGGAGGACGTCCCGGAGGGCGTGCTCTCGCGATGGGTGCAGGGACGGGTCCCTCCGGGCGCCGGCTCGGTGCCCCCGGGCCCGACGGACTGA
- a CDS encoding transcriptional regulator: protein MAEPRFDELIHAPLRLRICAIAASASSVEFGELLSRLEVSKSALSKHVSQLVHVGYLEETPVTRDGRARLSLSLTPAGRTAYRGHIQALEQITGLHPQAS from the coding sequence GTGGCTGAGCCGCGCTTCGACGAGCTGATCCACGCCCCGCTCCGGCTGCGGATCTGCGCGATCGCCGCATCCGCGTCGTCGGTGGAGTTCGGGGAGCTCCTGTCGCGGCTGGAGGTCTCCAAGTCCGCACTGAGCAAGCACGTGTCCCAGCTCGTCCACGTCGGCTATCTGGAGGAGACCCCGGTCACCCGCGATGGGCGCGCCCGGCTCAGCCTCTCGCTCACCCCGGCCGGACGCACCGCCTACCGCGGCCACATTCAGGCACTGGAGCAGATCACCGGACTGCATCCACAGGCCTCATGA
- a CDS encoding choice-of-anchor I family protein: MPFPHSRRAARAVSATALTCAVVLAPLTAVSVAAAAVVPEPISHSADGAALALTPIGTFETGQFDKAGAEIVHAYKDRLFVVDAEAGAVTVLDFSDPTAPVEVATLAVSGHVANSVAIRPSDGLGVVALEAPVKTDPGILVFFDANAEEPAEIGRVSVGALPDNVVISEDGRYAVSADEGEPADDFSIDPEGSISVVALPSTVSAPAQSDVRTADFHAFEEGGSKTLREGVRVFGPTPHDDLPVSRNLEPEFIAIDGGTAYAALQEANAIATVDLATASVTDILPLGYKDNGLDGNGFDASDEDGVIDIRTHPGVRSLYMPDGLEAYRTGGATYLVSANEGDAREWGDYADVERIKNFGDAEDRPDLAPVCDTSTVATSDPDFAEDEHLGRLNALTDVGLNDDGTCYESLYVGGTRSFSIWSTNGDLVYDSGDDFERITAAAAPEYFNSNHSESGLDGRSDDKGPEPENLTIGAIGDRTYAFIGLERVGGIMVYDITDPASSEYVTYVNNRDFSISVEDADDPEAVLSGAGDLGPEGLEFIPAESSPTGEPLLAVANEVSGTTTLFRIADAAASATTDIQVLTINDFHGRIEQNLGGGEAGAAVLAGAVDALESENPNTLFVSAGDNIGASTFTSFIAEDQPTIDALAAAGLDVSTVGNHEFDRGFDDLTDRVLPGYGGTQFGLGANVYLKGTDEPALDEYRIETIDGVRVAFIGTVTASTAAMVTPTGIADIEFGDQLEAANRVADELTASDAADVIILLAHTGAAESSCDAVLADDTDFGALVHQASAEIDAIVSAHTHQKYDCMVAGPTGVERPVIQAFQYGTNLGRLDISVDRATGDLVSIEGDVIPLVVDGRPAFPADPAVEQIVAAATDAADEAGNVEVGSISADILRGGTPAGADRGVESTLGNTVADVYLWATSNENYAGTPAQIAIMNPGGLRDDLLYGQDGTLTYRQVANVQPFANTLVTVELTGTQLKSILEEQWQPEGSERPKLHLGISEGFSYEYDPDAAKGSHILSMSYQGEEIAADDVFTVATNSFLAAGGDNFVAFAEGTQRTDTGQVDLIATVDYFAAHAVVDPAPLGRAVVATEAGQPGGGQGGEGEPGQGEGGEAGSGDGQGDGLALTGAELPWGIALLAAILLVVGGGLYATRRRGTGTV; this comes from the coding sequence ATGCCCTTTCCACACTCCCGACGCGCAGCGCGGGCGGTCTCCGCGACCGCGCTGACCTGCGCCGTCGTCCTGGCACCGCTGACAGCGGTCTCCGTCGCCGCCGCGGCGGTCGTCCCGGAGCCGATCAGCCATTCCGCCGACGGGGCGGCGCTCGCGCTGACCCCGATCGGCACGTTCGAGACCGGACAGTTCGACAAGGCCGGCGCGGAGATCGTGCACGCCTACAAGGACCGCCTGTTCGTCGTCGACGCGGAAGCCGGCGCGGTGACCGTGCTCGACTTCTCCGACCCGACCGCACCCGTCGAGGTGGCGACGCTCGCCGTCTCCGGCCACGTGGCCAACTCCGTCGCGATCCGCCCGAGCGACGGGCTCGGAGTCGTCGCCCTGGAAGCCCCCGTGAAGACCGACCCGGGGATCCTGGTGTTCTTCGACGCGAACGCCGAGGAGCCCGCCGAGATCGGACGGGTGAGCGTCGGCGCCCTTCCCGACAACGTCGTCATCTCCGAGGACGGCCGCTACGCCGTCTCCGCGGACGAGGGCGAGCCCGCCGACGACTTCTCGATCGACCCCGAGGGCTCGATCAGTGTCGTCGCGCTCCCCTCGACAGTGTCCGCTCCCGCTCAGTCGGACGTGCGCACGGCCGACTTCCACGCGTTCGAGGAGGGCGGATCCAAGACCCTCCGAGAGGGCGTGCGCGTCTTCGGGCCCACGCCGCACGATGACCTGCCTGTCTCGCGCAACCTCGAGCCGGAGTTCATCGCGATCGACGGCGGCACGGCCTACGCCGCGCTGCAGGAGGCCAATGCGATCGCCACGGTGGATCTCGCCACGGCATCCGTCACCGACATCCTCCCGCTGGGATACAAGGACAACGGACTCGACGGGAACGGATTCGACGCGTCCGACGAGGACGGCGTGATCGACATCCGAACCCATCCCGGTGTGCGGAGTCTGTACATGCCCGACGGGCTGGAGGCGTATCGCACCGGCGGTGCGACGTATCTCGTCTCCGCGAACGAGGGGGACGCTCGCGAGTGGGGCGACTACGCCGATGTCGAGCGCATCAAGAACTTCGGCGACGCCGAGGACAGGCCCGATCTCGCCCCCGTGTGCGACACGAGCACGGTCGCCACGAGCGATCCCGATTTCGCCGAGGACGAGCACCTCGGCAGGCTGAACGCGCTCACCGACGTCGGGCTGAACGACGACGGCACCTGCTATGAGAGCCTCTACGTCGGCGGCACCCGGTCCTTCTCGATCTGGAGCACGAACGGAGACCTCGTATACGACTCCGGCGACGACTTCGAGCGCATCACCGCCGCGGCGGCTCCGGAGTACTTCAACTCGAACCACAGCGAGTCGGGTCTCGACGGACGCAGCGACGACAAGGGTCCGGAGCCGGAGAACCTCACCATCGGCGCGATCGGCGACCGCACGTACGCGTTCATCGGACTCGAGCGCGTCGGCGGGATCATGGTCTACGACATCACCGACCCGGCATCGTCGGAGTACGTGACCTACGTCAACAACCGCGACTTCTCGATCTCGGTCGAGGACGCCGACGACCCGGAGGCCGTGCTCTCGGGTGCCGGAGACCTGGGGCCGGAGGGTCTGGAGTTCATCCCGGCGGAGTCCTCGCCCACCGGCGAGCCCCTGCTGGCCGTGGCCAACGAGGTGTCCGGCACCACGACGCTCTTCCGCATCGCGGATGCCGCAGCATCGGCCACCACGGACATCCAGGTGCTGACGATCAACGACTTCCACGGCCGCATCGAGCAGAACCTCGGCGGCGGCGAGGCCGGCGCCGCGGTGCTGGCCGGCGCGGTCGATGCCCTTGAGTCGGAGAACCCGAACACGCTGTTCGTGTCCGCCGGCGACAACATCGGCGCATCGACCTTCACATCCTTCATCGCGGAGGACCAGCCGACCATCGACGCGCTCGCCGCAGCGGGCCTCGATGTCAGCACGGTGGGCAACCACGAGTTCGACCGTGGTTTCGACGACCTCACCGATCGTGTGCTGCCCGGGTACGGCGGCACGCAGTTCGGGCTGGGGGCGAACGTGTACCTCAAGGGCACCGACGAGCCCGCGCTCGACGAGTACCGGATCGAGACGATCGACGGCGTGCGGGTGGCCTTCATCGGCACCGTGACCGCCTCGACGGCGGCGATGGTGACCCCGACGGGGATCGCCGACATCGAGTTCGGCGATCAGCTCGAGGCGGCCAACCGCGTGGCGGACGAGCTCACCGCATCCGACGCCGCCGACGTCATCATCCTGCTCGCGCACACCGGTGCGGCGGAGTCGTCCTGCGACGCCGTCCTCGCCGACGACACCGACTTCGGCGCGCTGGTGCACCAGGCGTCCGCCGAGATCGATGCGATCGTGTCCGCTCACACGCACCAGAAGTACGACTGCATGGTGGCGGGGCCGACCGGTGTCGAGCGCCCGGTCATCCAGGCCTTCCAGTACGGCACGAACCTCGGCAGGCTCGACATCTCCGTGGACCGTGCGACGGGAGACCTCGTGTCCATCGAGGGCGACGTGATCCCGCTCGTCGTCGACGGCCGGCCCGCGTTCCCCGCCGACCCGGCCGTGGAGCAGATCGTCGCCGCGGCGACGGATGCCGCGGACGAGGCGGGAAACGTCGAGGTCGGCAGCATCAGCGCCGACATCCTGCGCGGAGGGACGCCCGCCGGCGCCGACCGCGGCGTGGAGTCCACGCTCGGCAACACCGTCGCGGACGTCTACCTGTGGGCCACCTCGAACGAGAACTACGCGGGCACTCCCGCGCAGATCGCGATCATGAACCCCGGGGGACTGCGCGACGACCTGCTGTACGGCCAGGACGGCACGCTGACCTACCGTCAGGTCGCCAACGTGCAACCCTTCGCCAACACGCTCGTGACGGTGGAGCTCACGGGGACGCAGCTGAAGAGCATCCTGGAGGAGCAGTGGCAGCCCGAGGGTTCGGAGCGGCCCAAGCTGCACCTGGGCATCTCGGAGGGCTTCTCCTACGAGTACGACCCGGATGCCGCGAAGGGGTCCCACATCCTGTCGATGTCGTACCAGGGGGAGGAGATCGCAGCGGATGACGTGTTCACCGTGGCCACGAACTCGTTCCTCGCGGCAGGCGGAGACAACTTCGTCGCCTTCGCCGAGGGCACGCAGCGCACCGACACCGGCCAGGTCGACCTGATCGCCACCGTGGACTACTTCGCCGCGCACGCCGTGGTCGACCCCGCCCCGCTGGGTCGAGCGGTGGTCGCAACCGAGGCCGGTCAGCCCGGTGGCGGTCAAGGCGGCGAGGGCGAGCCCGGTCAGGGCGAGGGCGGTGAGGCCGGCTCCGGCGACGGACAGGGCGACGGGCTCGCCCTCACCGGCGCCGAACTGCCCTGGGGCATCGCCCTGCTGGCGGCGATCCTGCTGGTGGTCGGCGGTGGCCTGTACGCGACCCGCCGACGCGGGACCGGCACGGTCTGA
- a CDS encoding IclR family transcriptional regulator, which yields MSVIPDNTAADAGGERPQVPAADQTLRILRHLARRAAPIAASALARDLEIPRSTVYHLLATLQEHGFVVHLPEQRRWGLGTSAFELAGGYARQQPLARLGRPLIAALADRVGESAHLAVMSGRDVLYIVEERAARRPALVTDVGVRLPAHLTATGRAMLAALPRSQVRALYPDVASFTDRTGRGPARPAELREALREVRAEGFAREDGEVTPGFRSVAVVVRDHTDWPAAAVAVTWETAPADDPTAAVRDVARQLERRLGVERR from the coding sequence GTGTCTGTGATACCAGACAATACGGCTGCGGATGCCGGTGGTGAGCGTCCGCAGGTCCCGGCGGCGGATCAGACGCTGCGGATCCTCCGGCATCTGGCACGCAGGGCCGCGCCGATCGCCGCATCCGCCCTGGCACGCGACCTGGAGATCCCTCGGTCGACCGTCTACCACCTGCTGGCGACGCTGCAGGAGCACGGTTTCGTCGTGCACCTTCCGGAGCAGCGGCGCTGGGGACTGGGGACGAGTGCCTTCGAGCTCGCCGGCGGATACGCCAGGCAGCAGCCGCTGGCCAGACTCGGTCGTCCGCTGATCGCCGCTCTCGCCGACCGAGTCGGCGAGAGCGCCCACCTCGCGGTCATGAGCGGACGCGATGTGCTGTACATCGTGGAGGAGCGGGCGGCACGCCGGCCGGCCCTCGTGACGGATGTCGGCGTGCGCCTGCCCGCGCACTTGACTGCAACAGGCCGGGCGATGCTGGCCGCGCTGCCGCGCAGCCAGGTGCGGGCACTGTACCCTGACGTGGCGTCCTTCACGGACCGCACGGGACGCGGGCCGGCCCGCCCCGCAGAACTCCGAGAGGCGCTGCGGGAGGTCCGTGCCGAGGGCTTCGCCCGGGAGGATGGCGAGGTCACGCCCGGATTCCGATCCGTCGCCGTCGTCGTGCGTGATCACACGGACTGGCCTGCTGCCGCCGTCGCGGTGACGTGGGAGACAGCGCCCGCCGATGATCCGACAGCGGCCGTGCGCGACGTGGCGCGTCAGTTGGAACGGCGGCTGGGCGTGGAGCGGAGGTGA
- the hutH gene encoding histidine ammonia-lyase, which translates to MQHSSSVIVGAAPLTTADVVAVARRSARVEIAESARERVTSARAVIDGLAADPHPHYGVSTGFGALATTFIAPERRRQLQASLIRSHAAGTGAEVETEVVRALQLLRLQTLASGHTGVRPVVVDTYAAMLNAGITPVVREYGSLGCSGDLAPLAHVALAAMGEGEVRVSGALMPAAEALAAAGIEPLVLVEKEGLALVNGTDGMLGMLLLALHDLDELLCTADLAAAMSVESQLGTDAVFAADLMALRPQAGQAESAANLRAFLAGSPIVASHKGPEDGRVQDAYSLRCSPQVHGAARDTLAHAATIAGRELASVVDNPIITSDGRIESNGNFHGAPVAVVLDFLAISVADVASVSERRTDRALDPARNRGLPPFLAHEVGVDSGLMIAQYAAAGIVSELKRLAVPASVDSIPSSAMQEDHVSMGWAGARKLRRGIDGLARVLAIEILTAARALDLRAPLAAGPVTGAVRDLVRTAAEGPGPDHFLSPDLEAVTELVRSGAVLRTAKEHANV; encoded by the coding sequence ATGCAGCATTCCTCATCCGTCATCGTCGGCGCGGCTCCCCTCACCACCGCCGATGTCGTCGCCGTCGCCCGACGGTCCGCAAGAGTCGAGATCGCGGAGAGCGCACGCGAGCGCGTGACCTCCGCACGCGCCGTCATCGACGGCCTCGCCGCCGACCCCCACCCCCACTACGGCGTCTCCACGGGCTTCGGCGCCCTGGCGACGACGTTCATCGCACCGGAGCGGCGCCGTCAGCTGCAGGCCAGCCTCATCCGCTCCCACGCCGCCGGCACGGGCGCCGAGGTCGAGACGGAGGTCGTGCGCGCCCTGCAGCTGCTCCGACTGCAGACCCTGGCATCCGGACACACCGGCGTGCGACCCGTCGTCGTCGACACCTACGCGGCCATGCTCAACGCGGGCATCACCCCCGTCGTGCGGGAGTACGGGTCCCTGGGCTGCTCCGGCGACCTGGCGCCTCTCGCACACGTCGCCCTCGCGGCGATGGGGGAGGGCGAGGTGCGCGTGTCGGGCGCGCTGATGCCCGCTGCCGAGGCACTGGCGGCAGCAGGGATCGAACCGCTCGTGCTCGTGGAGAAGGAGGGCCTCGCCCTCGTCAACGGCACGGACGGGATGCTCGGGATGCTGCTGCTCGCGCTGCACGACCTGGACGAGCTGCTGTGCACGGCGGATCTCGCCGCGGCCATGTCCGTAGAGTCCCAGCTCGGCACCGACGCCGTGTTCGCCGCAGACCTCATGGCCCTGAGGCCGCAGGCCGGGCAGGCGGAGTCCGCGGCGAACCTCCGCGCGTTCCTCGCCGGATCCCCCATCGTCGCCAGCCACAAGGGGCCCGAGGACGGCCGTGTGCAGGACGCCTACTCGCTGCGCTGCTCCCCGCAGGTGCACGGCGCCGCGCGCGACACTCTCGCGCACGCCGCCACCATCGCCGGGCGGGAGCTGGCATCCGTCGTCGACAACCCGATCATCACCTCCGATGGACGCATCGAGTCCAACGGGAACTTCCACGGGGCGCCCGTGGCCGTCGTGCTGGACTTCCTCGCGATCTCCGTCGCCGATGTGGCATCCGTCTCCGAGCGCCGTACCGACCGCGCGCTGGACCCCGCGCGCAATCGCGGGCTGCCGCCGTTCCTCGCCCACGAGGTCGGCGTCGACTCGGGTCTGATGATCGCGCAGTACGCCGCAGCGGGGATCGTCTCGGAGCTCAAGCGGCTCGCGGTCCCCGCATCCGTCGACTCCATTCCCTCCTCCGCCATGCAGGAGGACCATGTGTCGATGGGCTGGGCGGGCGCGCGCAAGTTGCGCCGCGGCATCGACGGACTCGCCCGGGTCCTGGCCATCGAGATCCTCACCGCCGCCCGCGCGCTCGACCTGCGCGCGCCGCTCGCGGCGGGACCCGTCACCGGCGCCGTCCGGGACCTCGTCCGCACGGCGGCCGAGGGTCCGGGACCCGACCACTTCCTCTCACCCGACCTGGAGGCCGTCACCGAGCTCGTCCGCTCCGGTGCCGTCCTGCGCACCGCGAAGGAGCACGCGAATGTCTGA
- the hutU gene encoding urocanate hydratase: MSEPTLHDPNRTVRAARGDQRTAKSWGAEAAKRMLMNNLDPEVAEHPEDLVVYGGTGRAARSWEAYDAIVRTLDELEPDETLLVQSGKPVGVFRTHEWAPRVLIANSNLVGDWATWPEFRRLEAQGLIMYGQMTAGSWIYIGTQGILQGTYETFAAVARSLGRDSLKGTLSLTGGAGGMGGAQPLAVTLNEGAVLIVDVDESRLARRVEHGYLDEYHTDLDTAVARAVAAKEAGEALSVGIVGNAAEVFPELHRRQRAGEISIDVVTDQTSAHDPLAYLPVGIAFEDWKAEAQRDPAGFTERSRASMAAHVNAMVAFQDDGAAVFDYGNSLRAEAKLGGADRAFEFPGFVPAYIRPQFEEGRGPFRWAALSGDPEDIYRTDRAIAELFPEDKALHRWLEKAADTVHFEGLPARICWLGYKERHLAGLKFNEMVASGELSAPIVIGRDHLDSGSVASPYRETEAMKDGSDAIADWPLLNALLNTSSGASWVSLHHGGGVGIGRSIHAGQVTVADGSELAAQKLERVLTNDPGTGVMRHVDAGYEHAKDVARERGLKVPML; encoded by the coding sequence ATGTCTGAGCCCACCCTGCACGACCCGAACCGCACCGTCCGCGCCGCGCGCGGCGATCAGCGCACCGCCAAGAGCTGGGGCGCCGAGGCGGCCAAACGGATGCTGATGAACAACCTCGACCCGGAGGTCGCCGAGCATCCCGAGGACCTCGTCGTCTACGGCGGCACCGGTCGTGCCGCACGCAGCTGGGAGGCCTACGACGCCATCGTCCGCACCCTCGACGAGCTCGAGCCCGACGAGACACTGCTCGTGCAGTCCGGGAAGCCGGTGGGTGTGTTCCGCACCCACGAGTGGGCACCGCGCGTGCTCATCGCGAACTCGAACCTGGTGGGCGACTGGGCCACCTGGCCCGAGTTCCGCAGGCTCGAGGCGCAGGGCCTGATCATGTACGGGCAGATGACCGCCGGATCGTGGATCTACATCGGCACCCAGGGCATCCTGCAGGGCACCTATGAGACCTTCGCCGCCGTCGCCCGGTCGCTCGGCCGGGACTCGCTGAAGGGCACTCTGTCGCTCACCGGCGGTGCCGGCGGCATGGGCGGCGCCCAGCCGCTCGCGGTCACCCTCAACGAGGGTGCGGTGCTCATCGTCGACGTCGACGAGTCCCGGCTGGCGCGCCGTGTCGAGCACGGCTACCTCGACGAGTACCACACCGACCTCGACACCGCCGTGGCGCGGGCCGTGGCCGCGAAGGAGGCCGGTGAGGCGCTCTCCGTCGGCATCGTGGGCAATGCTGCGGAGGTCTTCCCCGAGCTGCACCGCCGGCAGCGGGCCGGTGAGATCTCGATCGACGTCGTCACGGATCAGACCAGTGCGCACGACCCGCTGGCCTACCTGCCGGTCGGGATCGCGTTCGAGGACTGGAAGGCCGAGGCGCAGCGCGACCCCGCCGGGTTCACCGAGCGGTCGAGGGCGTCGATGGCCGCTCACGTGAACGCCATGGTGGCGTTCCAGGACGACGGCGCCGCGGTGTTCGACTACGGGAACTCGCTGCGCGCCGAGGCGAAGCTGGGCGGCGCCGATCGGGCGTTCGAGTTCCCCGGCTTCGTGCCGGCGTACATCCGCCCGCAGTTCGAGGAGGGCCGCGGACCGTTCCGCTGGGCCGCGCTCTCCGGCGACCCGGAGGACATCTACCGGACCGACCGCGCCATCGCCGAACTGTTCCCCGAGGACAAGGCGCTGCACCGCTGGCTGGAGAAGGCCGCGGACACCGTGCACTTCGAGGGCCTGCCCGCCCGGATCTGCTGGTTGGGCTACAAGGAGCGCCACCTCGCCGGACTGAAGTTCAACGAGATGGTCGCCTCGGGCGAACTGTCCGCGCCGATCGTCATCGGCCGCGACCACCTGGACTCGGGTTCGGTGGCGTCGCCGTACCGGGAGACCGAGGCCATGAAGGACGGCTCGGACGCCATCGCCGACTGGCCGCTGCTGAACGCCCTGCTGAACACCTCATCGGGCGCCAGCTGGGTGTCACTGCACCACGGCGGCGGCGTGGGCATCGGCCGCAGCATCCACGCCGGTCAGGTCACCGTCGCCGACGGCTCGGAGCTGGCCGCGCAGAAGCTCGAACGCGTGCTCACCAATGACCCCGGCACGGGAGTCATGCGCCATGTGGACGCCGGGTACGAGCACGCGAAGGACGTCGCCCGCGAGCGCGGTCTGAAGGTGCCGATGCTGTGA
- the hutI gene encoding imidazolonepropionase, translated as MTATLITNIGELTTNAGSPEDRSGTLHDAAVLLEDGRIAWVGPASDIPALPGGYLDVDAAGRAVIPGFVDSHSHIVFGGDRAAEFEARMGGQQYAAGGIRSTVAATRAASDDELRTRMNGLVAEMLAQGTTTLEIKSGYGLDVATEERLVRLAAEVTPEVTFLGAHVVPEEYAKRADAYVDLVVGDMLDACAPHAKWIDVFCETGAFTVAQSRRVLEAGIARGLQPRLHASQLGPGDGVRLAIELGAASVDHGTYLTDEDVAALSASDTVLTVLPGVEFSTRHPYPDARRLIDAGVTVAIACDTNPGSSFTSSMPFCIALAVREMGMTTAEAVWAATAGGAAALRRDDIGVIAPGKRADLVLLDAPTRVHLAYRPGVPLVKQVWKDGVAVR; from the coding sequence GTGACTGCCACGCTCATCACGAACATCGGGGAGTTGACGACGAACGCCGGCTCCCCGGAGGACCGGTCCGGCACGCTGCACGACGCGGCCGTCCTCCTCGAGGACGGCAGGATCGCGTGGGTCGGCCCGGCATCGGACATTCCCGCACTGCCCGGCGGATACCTCGACGTGGACGCTGCGGGCCGGGCCGTCATCCCCGGATTCGTGGACAGTCACAGTCACATCGTGTTCGGCGGCGACCGCGCGGCGGAGTTCGAGGCCCGTATGGGCGGGCAGCAGTACGCCGCCGGCGGCATCCGCTCCACCGTCGCCGCCACCCGCGCGGCATCCGACGACGAGCTGCGCACCCGCATGAACGGGCTCGTGGCGGAGATGCTCGCGCAGGGGACCACCACCCTCGAGATCAAGAGCGGGTACGGACTGGACGTCGCCACGGAGGAGAGGCTCGTGCGTCTGGCCGCCGAGGTCACCCCCGAGGTCACCTTCCTCGGCGCACACGTCGTCCCGGAGGAGTACGCGAAGCGCGCAGACGCCTACGTCGACCTCGTCGTCGGCGACATGCTCGACGCCTGCGCGCCGCATGCGAAGTGGATCGACGTGTTCTGCGAGACCGGGGCCTTCACCGTCGCGCAGTCCCGACGGGTGCTCGAAGCCGGCATCGCGCGCGGTCTGCAGCCGCGTCTGCATGCGAGTCAGCTCGGCCCCGGCGACGGCGTGCGGCTGGCGATCGAGCTGGGTGCGGCATCCGTCGACCACGGCACCTACCTCACGGATGAGGACGTGGCCGCGCTCTCGGCATCCGACACCGTGCTCACCGTGCTGCCGGGCGTGGAGTTCTCCACCCGGCATCCGTACCCCGACGCACGGCGGCTCATCGACGCGGGCGTGACCGTCGCGATCGCCTGCGACACCAACCCCGGCTCGAGCTTCACCTCGTCGATGCCGTTCTGCATCGCGCTGGCCGTGCGGGAGATGGGCATGACGACCGCCGAGGCGGTGTGGGCCGCGACCGCGGGAGGCGCCGCGGCGCTGCGCCGCGATGACATCGGGGTGATCGCGCCCGGAAAGCGCGCCGACCTCGTGCTGCTGGACGCCCCCACGCGCGTGCACCTGGCCTACCGGCCCGGGGTGCCGCTCGTGAAACAGGTATGGAAGGACGGCGTCGCGGTCCGCTGA